One window of the Oceanicaulis sp. genome contains the following:
- a CDS encoding phage major capsid protein produces the protein MKLKELRERLAALKKDGRTKAKAFDALDAKTDRTDAETAEMAALSAAIEQLTADIEACETEIAAAEARLDRDRLFAGGASDPGAVDAGQAIEVVRPYEAGQRLRPSALGAARAHDPDPVLMGGFHSAAEFASSVRAAIVGGSVDERLTASVTGDNTHTTGGPNGEGYMVPPAIRETIWEVVFADDGLLNRFDPEPTASNTVEGGADETTPWGAAGVQAGWAGELSEMAKSKLSTEGRAVKLHKLYALVTASDELLSDAPLLENRLTRKAGEAIRYAAVESFINGNGKDRPLGFRQSQAVINVTKKAGQAADTIVAENIFGLMSRCFLGPRSFFMCGQDALPQLGVMTIGDNIVYTPPSPDNFARGVGGFINGIPLVYSQHAEKLGDAGDFTLINPAGYASYSKREQIKFASSIHLYFDRDAAAFRWTFRLGGQPHLSAPISSDKGKPSMSHFVQIAARA, from the coding sequence ATGAAGCTGAAGGAATTGCGCGAGCGGCTGGCAGCGCTGAAAAAAGACGGCCGCACCAAGGCTAAGGCGTTCGACGCGCTCGACGCCAAAACCGACCGGACCGACGCCGAGACCGCCGAAATGGCCGCGCTCAGCGCGGCGATCGAACAGCTCACCGCCGATATCGAGGCGTGCGAGACCGAGATCGCGGCGGCCGAAGCCAGGCTCGACCGCGACCGGCTGTTCGCCGGCGGCGCGAGCGATCCGGGCGCGGTCGACGCCGGTCAGGCGATCGAAGTCGTGCGGCCCTACGAGGCCGGCCAGCGTCTGCGTCCGTCCGCGCTCGGCGCGGCGCGGGCGCATGATCCTGACCCGGTGCTTATGGGCGGGTTTCATTCGGCGGCCGAATTTGCGTCGAGCGTCCGGGCGGCGATCGTGGGCGGCTCGGTCGACGAACGCCTGACCGCGAGCGTCACGGGCGACAACACGCACACGACCGGCGGTCCGAACGGCGAGGGCTATATGGTCCCGCCCGCAATCCGCGAAACGATCTGGGAAGTCGTCTTCGCTGACGACGGGCTTCTCAATCGCTTCGATCCCGAACCGACCGCGTCGAACACGGTCGAGGGCGGCGCGGATGAAACGACGCCCTGGGGCGCGGCGGGCGTTCAGGCCGGCTGGGCCGGCGAGCTGAGCGAGATGGCCAAGTCGAAGCTCAGCACGGAGGGGCGCGCGGTGAAGCTGCACAAGCTTTACGCGCTCGTCACCGCGTCCGACGAGCTGCTTAGCGACGCGCCGCTTCTTGAAAACCGTCTGACCCGCAAGGCCGGCGAGGCGATCCGGTATGCCGCAGTCGAAAGCTTCATCAACGGCAACGGCAAGGACCGGCCGCTCGGCTTCCGCCAGTCGCAGGCGGTGATCAACGTCACGAAGAAGGCGGGCCAGGCCGCCGACACGATCGTCGCGGAAAACATCTTCGGCCTTATGAGCCGGTGTTTCCTCGGCCCGCGTTCGTTCTTCATGTGCGGGCAGGACGCGCTCCCTCAGCTCGGCGTGATGACGATCGGCGACAATATCGTGTATACGCCGCCGAGCCCCGACAACTTCGCGCGCGGGGTCGGCGGGTTCATCAACGGTATCCCGCTGGTGTATTCCCAGCACGCCGAAAAGCTGGGCGACGCGGGCGACTTCACGCTGATCAACCCGGCGGGCTATGCGTCGTACTCCAAGCGCGAACAGATCAAGTTCGCGTCGTCGATCCATCTGTATTTCGATCGCGACGCGGCGGCGTTCCGCTGGACCTTCCGTCTCGGCGGTCAGCCGCACCTGTCCGCGCCGATCTCGTCGGACAAGGGCAAGCCGTCCATGTCGCACTTCGTCCAGATCGCCGCGCGCGCCTAA
- a CDS encoding S49 family peptidase: protein MLTEELKAALAALGGLCAVDIDLAAPYLAAAREAEAAINANGVRVSAAAVGQATTQGGVAILPVSGFIRMHPSPVERLLGISFGASLTRLTERLREAVADDAVAAIVLRFDSPGGATFGLAEAAEEIRKAASTKPVIAMVETVCASAAYWLASACSEIVALESAVVGSIGVVGTHTSVKAALEAQGVKVTLVSSTLEKVETYPENDLSDEARAHLQGLVDAELKLFVAAVAKGRGIKPGDVLDQYGRGRIMKGRAAKAAGMIDRIATLDAVVAGLARPARRAGAPRVGRAARMAFDL from the coding sequence ATGTTGACTGAGGAACTGAAAGCCGCGCTCGCCGCGCTCGGCGGGCTTTGCGCCGTGGATATCGACCTCGCCGCGCCGTATCTCGCCGCGGCGCGCGAAGCTGAAGCGGCGATCAACGCGAACGGCGTTCGCGTGTCCGCTGCGGCGGTCGGCCAGGCGACCACGCAGGGCGGCGTCGCGATCCTCCCTGTTTCGGGCTTCATCCGGATGCATCCCTCGCCGGTAGAGCGCCTTTTGGGGATTTCCTTCGGCGCGTCGCTCACCCGGCTGACCGAGCGTCTTCGCGAAGCGGTCGCCGACGATGCGGTCGCCGCGATCGTGCTGCGGTTCGACAGTCCGGGCGGGGCGACCTTCGGGCTCGCCGAGGCCGCCGAGGAAATTCGGAAGGCGGCGTCGACCAAGCCTGTGATCGCAATGGTCGAGACGGTGTGCGCCTCGGCGGCCTATTGGCTGGCGAGCGCGTGTTCGGAGATCGTCGCGCTTGAAAGCGCGGTGGTCGGGTCGATCGGCGTGGTGGGCACGCACACCAGCGTCAAGGCCGCGCTCGAAGCGCAGGGCGTGAAAGTCACGCTGGTCAGCTCGACCCTGGAAAAGGTGGAAACCTATCCCGAAAACGATCTCAGCGATGAGGCGCGGGCGCATCTTCAGGGCCTGGTCGACGCCGAGCTGAAGCTCTTCGTCGCAGCGGTCGCGAAGGGGCGGGGTATCAAGCCCGGCGACGTGCTCGACCAGTACGGCCGGGGGCGGATCATGAAGGGTCGGGCCGCGAAGGCGGCCGGCATGATCGACCGGATCGCCACGCTCGACGCCGTCGTCGCCGGGCTGGCACGGCCCGCGCGCCGGGCTGGCGCGCCGCGGGTCGGCCGCGCCGCGCGCATGGCCTTCGATCTCTGA
- a CDS encoding phage portal protein: MGLVSSIRAVFGLSGASAVTAEGDLGWSGDVDDPIVTAAGYPVSARTVMRLALVVTCANKIAKSVGSLPLKIYERRADGTKAEAADHPLSDLLRYAPNAEQTALEFRTAMTWDLAFWRGAYAEIVPGDRGAVDQLRHLPAGDVKPRRVRGELWFEAPGRDGMGRRMLHHSEVFRVQLPPYREDGITPKPIFELGRETFSKALALQEYANSYFQNNGGAGDWISMKDGWFANDEERDNFLDWIRKKTSPRRRHETKIVPFGATITKGGVKNNEAQFLETWQATAREIIALFDIPPHKVGDLEKATFSNIEQQALEFVQDTLLVYLEAWEQAVRRDLIIAKGRFYAEHVLAALLRGDLGARYAAYAIGRQWGWLSVNDILRRENLNPIGPAGDIYLTPMNMGEAGQGEQGASPGVRALVSALDGCDPDQLAAALKSIKLEQGVDDVD; this comes from the coding sequence ATGGGCTTGGTTTCTTCGATCCGTGCGGTCTTCGGCCTCTCCGGCGCGAGCGCGGTCACCGCCGAGGGCGATCTCGGCTGGTCAGGCGACGTCGACGATCCGATCGTCACCGCCGCGGGCTATCCGGTCTCCGCGCGCACGGTCATGCGCCTGGCGCTCGTCGTCACCTGTGCGAACAAGATCGCGAAGTCGGTCGGCTCGCTCCCGCTTAAAATCTACGAGCGGCGCGCGGACGGAACCAAGGCCGAGGCGGCGGATCACCCGCTGTCCGATCTGTTGCGCTACGCGCCGAACGCCGAACAGACCGCGCTCGAGTTCCGCACGGCGATGACCTGGGATCTGGCGTTCTGGCGCGGCGCCTATGCGGAAATCGTTCCGGGCGATCGCGGGGCTGTCGACCAGCTGCGCCACCTGCCCGCCGGCGACGTGAAGCCGCGCCGGGTGCGCGGCGAACTCTGGTTTGAGGCCCCGGGCCGGGACGGAATGGGCCGGCGGATGCTTCATCATTCTGAAGTGTTCCGCGTCCAGCTTCCGCCCTATCGCGAAGACGGGATCACGCCGAAGCCGATTTTCGAGCTGGGGCGGGAGACGTTTTCAAAGGCCCTCGCGCTGCAGGAATATGCAAACAGCTATTTTCAGAACAACGGCGGCGCCGGCGACTGGATTTCAATGAAAGACGGCTGGTTCGCGAACGACGAAGAGCGCGACAACTTTCTAGATTGGATCAGAAAAAAGACTTCGCCGCGCCGCCGGCACGAAACGAAGATCGTTCCGTTCGGCGCGACGATCACAAAGGGCGGGGTCAAGAACAATGAGGCGCAATTTCTCGAAACCTGGCAGGCGACCGCGCGCGAGATCATCGCGCTTTTCGACATTCCGCCGCACAAGGTCGGCGATCTGGAAAAGGCGACCTTCTCCAATATCGAGCAACAGGCGCTCGAATTCGTTCAGGACACGCTGCTGGTCTATCTCGAAGCCTGGGAACAGGCGGTCCGCCGCGATCTGATCATCGCGAAGGGCCGCTTCTACGCCGAGCACGTCCTCGCGGCGCTGCTCCGCGGCGATCTCGGCGCGCGCTACGCGGCGTATGCGATCGGCCGTCAATGGGGCTGGTTGTCTGTGAACGACATTCTCAGGCGCGAAAACCTCAATCCGATCGGCCCGGCTGGCGATATCTACCTCACGCCCATGAACATGGGCGAAGCCGGCCAGGGCGAACAGGGCGCGAGCCCCGGCGTGCGCGCCCTGGTCTCCGCCCTGGACGGGTGCGACCCGGACCAGCTCGCCGCTGCGCTTAAATCGATCAAGCTCGAACAGGGGGTCGACGATGTTGACTGA
- a CDS encoding terminase TerL endonuclease subunit has protein sequence MTAPMHLTTAYATAVVEGDILAGRLVRLACERHLKDLQTGAERGLHFDEEAANRAFRFFGQLRLGKGRGAGGHFRLEPWQCFIVGSLFGWKKANGFRRFTSAYIEVARKNGKSTLLAGAALYMLGLDGEGAPEVYSAATKRDQAKIVFSEARRLARSVPALRKLFDIKENVIFHRPSDGEFRALSSDAQTQDGLNPHCTVIDELHAHKTRDLVDVIESAEGSRDQPLTLIITTAGSSSDKAAVCWEKRTYGEEVVKGNFDDDTTFVYIAGLDDGDDWKDESVWIKANPNLGVSVTLDVLKRQRDQALAKPARQSEFRRKRCNQWLEVESRWFETEALDRNRAPFILSDVAGRRPVCTLDLSSKTDLTSLCLTWGDDGNDREPWRFLQRYFCPEVGVVARSENDGVPYLQWKEAGHLIATPGARVDYDRVLEEIRALRDEHGFEVIGVDPWNAQAIANQLEKDGFEVFEYRQGMPSFSGPSKEFEALIADGRFCHDGNPITDWMLGNVSVRVDGKENYMPFKASQKLRVDGVMTMIMGVGLIHAGVSKEPDSKRVSISAGFYERA, from the coding sequence GTGACCGCACCGATGCACCTGACGACGGCCTACGCGACGGCCGTGGTCGAGGGCGACATACTCGCCGGCCGGCTGGTTCGGCTGGCGTGCGAGCGTCACCTGAAGGATCTGCAAACCGGCGCGGAGCGCGGCCTTCACTTCGACGAAGAGGCGGCGAACCGGGCCTTCCGGTTCTTCGGACAGCTGAGGCTCGGCAAGGGGCGCGGGGCGGGCGGGCACTTCAGGCTCGAACCCTGGCAGTGCTTCATCGTCGGGTCTCTGTTCGGCTGGAAAAAGGCGAACGGCTTTCGCCGGTTCACCTCGGCCTATATCGAGGTCGCCCGCAAAAACGGAAAATCGACCCTGCTCGCCGGGGCCGCGCTTTACATGCTCGGCCTGGACGGGGAGGGCGCGCCGGAAGTGTACTCCGCCGCGACGAAGCGCGACCAGGCGAAGATCGTGTTTTCCGAGGCGCGCCGTCTCGCGCGTTCGGTTCCCGCCCTGCGCAAGCTGTTCGACATCAAGGAAAACGTGATTTTCCATCGGCCGAGCGACGGCGAGTTCCGCGCCCTGTCGAGCGACGCCCAGACGCAGGACGGGCTCAACCCGCATTGCACGGTGATCGACGAGCTTCACGCGCACAAGACGCGCGACCTGGTCGACGTGATCGAAAGCGCCGAGGGCTCGCGCGACCAGCCGTTGACCCTGATAATCACGACTGCAGGGTCGAGTTCGGACAAGGCGGCGGTCTGTTGGGAAAAGCGGACCTACGGCGAAGAGGTCGTCAAAGGGAATTTCGACGACGACACGACCTTCGTCTATATCGCCGGGCTCGACGACGGCGACGACTGGAAAGACGAAAGCGTCTGGATCAAGGCGAACCCCAATCTCGGCGTCTCGGTGACGCTCGACGTTCTCAAGCGCCAGCGCGACCAGGCGCTCGCCAAGCCCGCCCGGCAAAGCGAGTTTCGCCGCAAGCGGTGTAACCAGTGGCTTGAAGTCGAAAGCCGCTGGTTCGAGACCGAAGCGCTCGACCGCAACCGCGCGCCCTTCATCCTGTCCGACGTCGCCGGCCGGCGGCCGGTCTGCACCCTCGACCTGTCGAGCAAGACCGACCTGACCTCTCTGTGTCTGACCTGGGGCGATGATGGAAACGACCGCGAGCCCTGGCGCTTCCTGCAGCGCTATTTCTGCCCGGAAGTCGGCGTCGTCGCGCGGTCCGAAAACGACGGCGTTCCGTACCTGCAATGGAAGGAGGCCGGTCACCTTATCGCCACGCCGGGCGCGCGGGTCGATTACGACCGCGTCCTCGAAGAGATCAGGGCCTTGCGCGACGAACACGGGTTCGAGGTCATCGGCGTCGACCCGTGGAACGCCCAGGCGATCGCGAACCAGCTCGAAAAGGACGGGTTCGAGGTCTTCGAATATCGCCAGGGCATGCCGAGCTTTTCCGGCCCGTCGAAAGAGTTCGAGGCGCTGATCGCTGACGGCCGGTTCTGCCATGACGGCAACCCGATCACCGACTGGATGCTCGGAAACGTCTCGGTCCGCGTCGACGGGAAAGAGAATTACATGCCGTTCAAGGCGTCCCAGAAGCTCCGCGTCGACGGCGTCATGACGATGATCATGGGCGTCGGACTTATTCACGCCGGCGTGAGCAAGGAACCGGACAGCAAACGGGTCTCGATCTCCGCCGGCTTCTACGAGAGGGCCTGA
- a CDS encoding phage terminase small subunit P27 family — translation MSKGKKPYLVALEGGADAFIPHEAARGDVVKDERLDPPEFMLDDRIAMEEWRRIVPLLSAKGILDKLDVMRLAIYCQAVSEYDQVTRELKQEGFTYTSKGRNGTQRKNRPEVGRRNELIKIIHSCASDFGMSPLARMRLALGEQDDLFDFAKKINGTNG, via the coding sequence ATGAGCAAGGGTAAAAAGCCTTACCTTGTCGCGCTCGAAGGCGGCGCGGACGCGTTCATTCCCCACGAGGCCGCCCGCGGCGACGTCGTGAAGGATGAGCGGCTCGACCCGCCTGAGTTCATGCTCGACGACCGGATCGCGATGGAGGAATGGCGCCGGATCGTTCCGCTCCTCAGCGCAAAAGGCATCCTGGACAAGCTGGACGTCATGCGGCTGGCGATCTACTGCCAGGCCGTCAGCGAATACGACCAGGTGACCCGCGAGCTCAAACAGGAGGGGTTCACCTACACCTCGAAGGGCCGGAACGGTACGCAGCGCAAGAACCGCCCGGAGGTCGGCCGGCGAAACGAGCTGATCAAGATCATTCACTCCTGCGCGTCCGACTTCGGCATGTCGCCGCTCGCGCGCATGCGCCTCGCGCTCGGCGAACAAGACGACCTTTTCGACTTCGCCAAGAAGATCAACGGAACGAACGGTTAG
- a CDS encoding HNH endonuclease signature motif containing protein, whose amino-acid sequence MPSAPKLFRPLGAPAKRKGAKLEDRFRGSAAKRGYDRDWRKLREIKLKRDPLCEDCLADGRTEPAREVDHVERFRDADGRIDHRKRLDPKNLRSLCKPCHSRKTARETWHAQGVGG is encoded by the coding sequence ATGCCTTCGGCTCCCAAGCTCTTCCGGCCGCTCGGCGCGCCGGCCAAGCGCAAAGGCGCGAAGCTCGAAGACCGCTTCCGCGGAAGCGCTGCGAAGCGCGGCTATGATCGAGACTGGCGCAAGCTCCGCGAGATCAAGCTCAAGCGCGATCCGCTCTGCGAGGATTGCCTCGCCGATGGCCGGACCGAACCTGCGCGCGAGGTCGACCACGTCGAACGCTTCCGCGATGCGGACGGCCGGATCGATCACCGCAAGCGGCTGGACCCTAAGAACCTGCGGTCGCTCTGCAAACCCTGTCACTCCCGCAAGACCGCGCGGGAGACCTGGCACGCGCAGGGGGTAGGGGGGTGA
- a CDS encoding DUF2303 family protein has protein sequence MNTENHTKDAPDNPLYTGLVAAYAMASYNLVAGEDGRQHVVVPEGFELRDVTDPHRLPGFVRQRVTVDDRGSLIDYATRFKGAQSVLFADIDRGQVIARIDYHELSEAGAGALIAEAGEIIPGRELGGPAHDAHVAVLQLRETEEFRAWSDFCGEFHEQMEFAYFLEENAADVADPDGASLLEIVKDLQTVADHQFKGKVNLDSGDVTLNFETETRQLQPVQLPRKVFLEIPIYDGEPPAQLECALRWRAGGAGALLKLEMRRVARIKRAAFADIAEGVSAGCGLPVFFGRL, from the coding sequence ATGAACACCGAAAACCACACCAAGGACGCGCCGGACAACCCGCTTTATACGGGCCTTGTCGCCGCCTATGCGATGGCGTCCTACAATCTTGTCGCCGGCGAGGACGGCCGTCAGCATGTCGTCGTGCCCGAAGGGTTCGAGCTGCGCGACGTCACCGATCCGCACCGGCTTCCCGGCTTCGTGCGCCAGCGCGTCACGGTCGACGATCGCGGCTCGCTGATCGATTACGCGACGCGCTTCAAGGGCGCGCAGAGCGTGCTGTTCGCCGATATCGATCGCGGTCAGGTGATCGCGCGGATCGATTATCACGAACTGAGCGAGGCGGGCGCGGGCGCGCTGATCGCCGAGGCCGGCGAGATCATTCCGGGCCGCGAGCTGGGCGGGCCTGCGCATGACGCGCATGTCGCGGTGCTGCAGCTGCGCGAGACCGAAGAGTTCCGCGCCTGGTCGGACTTCTGCGGCGAGTTTCACGAGCAGATGGAGTTCGCCTATTTCCTGGAAGAGAACGCGGCGGACGTCGCCGATCCGGACGGGGCCAGCCTTCTTGAGATCGTGAAAGACCTTCAGACGGTCGCCGATCACCAGTTCAAGGGCAAGGTCAATCTCGACAGCGGCGACGTGACGCTGAACTTCGAGACCGAGACGCGCCAGCTTCAGCCGGTCCAGCTCCCCCGCAAGGTGTTCCTCGAAATCCCGATCTATGACGGCGAGCCCCCCGCGCAGCTGGAATGCGCGCTGCGCTGGCGCGCGGGCGGGGCCGGGGCGCTGCTGAAACTGGAAATGCGCCGCGTGGCGCGGATCAAGCGGGCCGCGTTCGCCGATATCGCCGAAGGCGTGTCGGCGGGCTGCGGCCTTCCGGTGTTCTTCGGCCGGCTTTGA
- a CDS encoding helix-turn-helix transcriptional regulator, protein MTGNEPSTGNRLDAWRVENKLTYEALGKKLGGVPHQTARRWCLPAGHRDRRVPRIGYLTEIVKLTGLSASDVLADLREHEHEHEHDAPAAQRRAS, encoded by the coding sequence ATGACCGGAAACGAGCCTTCGACCGGCAACAGATTGGACGCCTGGCGCGTCGAAAACAAGCTGACTTACGAGGCTTTGGGCAAGAAGCTCGGCGGCGTGCCGCATCAGACCGCGCGCCGCTGGTGTCTTCCCGCGGGTCATCGTGACCGGCGCGTTCCGCGCATCGGATATCTGACCGAGATCGTGAAGCTGACCGGCCTGAGCGCGTCTGACGTGCTGGCCGACCTTCGCGAGCACGAACACGAACACGAACACGACGCGCCGGCGGCGCAAAGGCGGGCGTCATGA
- a CDS encoding helix-turn-helix transcriptional regulator: MSRAYGAVRRDVPHRLREIRHARGLTIEQLAELVGLTYQTVQRYETGDRSLRVEDLPRFAAVLKCRPGDLVDDDSADPDELVARDLFRKLSREDRKRLLAAMNAWAGDDAA; this comes from the coding sequence ATGTCGCGCGCTTACGGCGCCGTCCGGCGAGACGTACCCCATCGTCTGCGCGAGATACGTCACGCGCGCGGGCTGACGATCGAACAGCTCGCCGAGCTGGTCGGGCTCACCTATCAGACCGTGCAGAGATACGAGACCGGCGACCGCTCGCTGCGCGTCGAGGACCTGCCGCGGTTCGCCGCCGTGCTGAAATGCCGGCCCGGCGATCTTGTAGACGACGACAGCGCCGATCCCGACGAGCTGGTCGCCCGTGACCTGTTCCGAAAGCTCAGCCGTGAAGACCGCAAGCGCTTACTTGCGGCGATGAACGCGTGGGCCGGCGACGACGCCGCCTGA
- a CDS encoding superinfection immunity protein gives MAAIVLGGLFVGYFLPAFIAALRAHPDHLAIFFLNLFLGWTLIGWVVSLVWAVTGIAHRKAAKSKR, from the coding sequence TTGGCCGCGATCGTGCTCGGCGGGCTGTTCGTCGGGTATTTCCTGCCGGCGTTCATCGCAGCACTTCGCGCGCACCCCGATCACCTGGCGATCTTCTTTCTCAACCTGTTTCTGGGTTGGACGCTGATCGGCTGGGTCGTCTCCCTGGTCTGGGCGGTGACCGGGATTGCGCACCGGAAGGCGGCAAAATCAAAGCGCTGA
- a CDS encoding ParB/RepB/Spo0J family partition protein: MTAATAEAPAGTAEANGVRPLPPEPVNVRDTALLAELAGRAEPALALELARALDRFDPVKKRFRSDLVLRSLRSFADQGLVKLSHEGEGATITPRGLAIWRALSGQTDQPGEGGAFGVIHDLIEPDPDNPRTLFDGDAIEDLAQSIADAGQVLQNLILRRHPDAEKAAAGRFMIVGGERRWRAVGTLIKAGRWPWNRPLPAIVRDYAEDDPHAARVDALVENLQRVNLSPLEEAESFERLRKAGLSTARIAERIGRTQRNVQQRLQLLKLDPADRARLASGEITVEQARAMLSAGSGDQTAEASAPRPIPAARQRQFWTEFLYQDKYIPDATLIANLSRRYRLSREVAEASIHDASAAGVIAGNTQGWRLASPDVQDTTPPAPPPADDPASLYAAARAKVLDALEDLARIVVTEISNSNSHNLILSALESGADGLKAAHAREKGDRK, from the coding sequence ATGACCGCAGCAACCGCCGAAGCCCCCGCCGGGACAGCAGAGGCGAACGGCGTTCGCCCGCTTCCGCCCGAACCGGTGAACGTCAGGGATACCGCCCTTCTGGCCGAACTCGCCGGGCGGGCCGAGCCCGCTTTGGCGCTTGAACTGGCCAGGGCGCTCGACCGGTTCGATCCGGTCAAGAAGCGCTTTCGCTCCGATCTGGTCCTGCGCAGCCTCAGAAGCTTCGCCGATCAGGGGCTGGTCAAGCTCAGCCATGAAGGCGAGGGCGCGACGATCACGCCGCGCGGGCTTGCGATCTGGCGCGCGCTTTCAGGTCAGACCGATCAACCCGGAGAAGGCGGCGCGTTCGGCGTCATTCACGATCTGATCGAGCCCGACCCGGACAATCCGCGCACCCTGTTCGACGGCGACGCGATCGAGGACCTTGCGCAAAGCATCGCCGACGCCGGACAGGTGCTTCAGAACCTCATTTTGCGCCGCCATCCGGACGCGGAGAAAGCCGCAGCCGGCCGCTTCATGATCGTCGGCGGCGAACGCCGCTGGCGCGCGGTCGGAACGCTGATCAAGGCCGGGCGCTGGCCGTGGAACAGGCCGCTTCCTGCGATCGTCCGCGACTACGCCGAAGACGACCCGCACGCCGCGCGCGTCGACGCGCTTGTCGAGAACCTGCAGCGGGTGAACCTGAGCCCGCTTGAAGAGGCCGAAAGCTTCGAGCGCCTGCGCAAGGCGGGCCTGTCGACCGCCCGGATCGCCGAACGCATCGGCCGCACCCAGAGAAACGTGCAGCAGCGCCTGCAGCTTCTGAAGCTCGACCCGGCCGACCGCGCCCGCCTCGCGAGCGGCGAGATCACCGTCGAACAGGCTCGCGCCATGCTGAGCGCGGGGAGCGGCGATCAGACGGCGGAGGCGTCCGCGCCGCGTCCGATCCCGGCGGCGCGACAGCGCCAGTTCTGGACCGAGTTTCTTTATCAGGACAAATACATTCCCGACGCTACGCTGATTGCAAACCTGTCCCGGCGCTATCGGCTGTCGCGCGAGGTGGCCGAGGCGTCGATCCATGACGCCAGCGCGGCCGGCGTGATCGCCGGGAACACGCAAGGCTGGCGTCTGGCGAGCCCTGACGTCCAGGACACGACCCCGCCCGCCCCGCCCCCCGCCGACGACCCCGCGAGCCTGTACGCCGCCGCCCGCGCGAAGGTGCTCGACGCGCTCGAAGACCTCGCGCGGATCGTCGTCACCGAGATCAGCAATTCCAACAGCCACAACCTCATTCTCTCCGCGCTGGAAAGCGGCGCGGACGGGCTGAAGGCCGCGCACGCGCGCGAGAAAGGCGACCGCAAATGA